Proteins encoded together in one Lachnospiraceae bacterium JLR.KK008 window:
- the cobD gene encoding threonine-phosphate decarboxylase CobD has protein sequence MLKPSDQFHGSDLEKIESLYGIRKEEIVSFSANVNPLGLSRQFKERLSAQLDVITTYPDRTYQKLRETIASYCKTESDRVIVGNGSTELISLVIQIQDPKKALILGPTYSEYEREVCLSGGTCSYFPLEESADFALNEDKLKQALQPEIDLFILCNPNNPTSTLIGADRLRTILDLCRQRHIFVMVDETYMEFVRDVDAASAIPLTEQYDNLVVLRGVSKFFASPGLRLGYAVTADETLIRSAARKQNPWSVSSIAETAGRLLFTDTDYIRRTRELIDSQRQHVFQKLSVTDGLKVYPPCANFVLVRLLKESLSAAELFDMAIRRGMMIRNCSTFPFLDDTYFRFCFMKPDDNERLLSCIREFVS, from the coding sequence ATGTTAAAACCATCAGACCAATTCCATGGCAGTGATCTGGAAAAGATCGAAAGCCTTTATGGTATCCGCAAAGAAGAAATCGTCAGTTTCAGCGCCAATGTAAATCCGCTCGGGCTCTCCCGTCAGTTTAAGGAAAGGCTGTCCGCACAGCTCGATGTAATCACCACCTATCCGGACAGAACCTATCAAAAGCTGCGGGAAACGATCGCCTCCTACTGCAAAACAGAGAGCGACCGTGTCATCGTCGGCAACGGCTCCACGGAACTGATTTCTCTTGTCATCCAGATACAAGATCCGAAAAAGGCGTTGATCCTCGGACCAACTTATTCGGAATATGAACGTGAAGTCTGTCTTTCCGGCGGTACCTGTTCGTACTTTCCTCTGGAAGAGTCCGCAGACTTTGCTCTCAATGAAGACAAACTGAAGCAGGCTCTGCAGCCGGAGATCGACTTGTTCATTCTCTGTAATCCGAATAATCCTACCTCGACTCTCATCGGCGCAGACCGTCTGCGCACCATTCTCGACCTGTGCCGGCAGCGTCATATTTTTGTCATGGTCGATGAAACCTATATGGAATTTGTCCGCGACGTGGACGCTGCCAGTGCCATCCCACTGACGGAACAATATGACAATCTCGTCGTTCTCAGAGGGGTCTCCAAATTTTTCGCCTCTCCGGGTCTGCGCCTTGGGTACGCCGTCACTGCAGATGAAACTCTGATCAGATCCGCGGCGCGAAAGCAGAATCCCTGGTCAGTCAGCAGTATCGCCGAGACGGCCGGCCGGCTTCTGTTTACAGATACGGACTATATCCGCCGGACGAGGGAACTGATTGACAGCCAGCGGCAGCATGTCTTCCAAAAGTTATCGGTGACAGACGGTCTGAAAGTTTATCCTCCCTGCGCCAACTTTGTTCTCGTGCGTCTGTTGAAGGAGTCTCTCTCCGCCGCAGAGCTGTTTGACATGGCTATCCGCCGGGGCATGATGATCCGCAACTGCTCCACATTTCCTTTTTTGGATGACACCTATTTCCGCTTCTGTTTCATGAAGCCGGATGACAATGAGAGATTGCTCTCCTGTATCCGGGAATTTGTTTCCTGA